The Chelonia mydas isolate rCheMyd1 chromosome 1, rCheMyd1.pri.v2, whole genome shotgun sequence nucleotide sequence GATGGGACACTTCTCAAGCAGAGATTGTTGGTCATCCTGCTGATAAAAATCCCTGCCCATCAGCTGGAAACTTAGAGAttgtggcagggagggggagaacagTTAGGTCATCTAATCCCTCTCATTGCCAGTGAAGGACTGCCATAAAGTGGATTTGACCAAAGCCTCATGTTTGTCACAAGTTTTAGATGATTAACAGCCaaaaaagagaagggaaggggctcACTTTGCTACTTAATGTACATAATCTATTTTGAAGAATGAAGTTATAGATTTGGAGGGAGACTGTAAGAAGCATTCCAGAGATAATCTAGTAAATTAGGCAGACTTCCTTTTTCAGTCCAATATGATGTATTTGttccttctctcttctcctccctccccccccccccccctccaccgctccccccaccgcctgAAACAATTCAGTCTTGTGGTAGAATTCACGGAGTGGCAGAGAGAAGCTGTCTGGCAAACTTCTTTATATATTTTATCAGATTAATTGCTTTTTTACAAGAAACATTTGTTTGTATTTAGCATATCTTCATGTTGTAAAGTAACCAGACACTGCCTCTTGAAGTGGGGGGAAATTATTCTTTAAGATGGAAAGACAGACATTTATGTGTGTTTCCCAGCTAATTACTATattctgtgtgagagagaggactACCTATACAAGCTCCACAGTTAACTGTggatttctaaaaataactagCAGTAACACAAGTTTATTGGAAGAGCAGCATGCTGggttttttgttgggttttttttttaaatgaatgatctTGACCTAGATCTGGAAATATTGACGGGATAGAAGGACTTGCATACAGTGGAACCCCAATTATCAGACCCTCCCTTAACTGGCTCCTCACGTTTACTGAACAACCAGGACTCCAGGGCCAGACTCAGGTGATCTCTCCTGTGGCTGCTAGATGGCGCTGCAGTGTCTCATTTTTCACATTCTCTGGTTTATCCGCAATTCTGATTATCCAAGCTGGCCACAGTCCCAATTAGTCTGGATAAATGGggttttgctgtgtagatattagatacaagctgggtgaggtaatatcagttattggaccaacttttggtgcgatctgaaaaagagctctgtgtaagcttggaaGTTTGAGTccctcaccaacaaaagttggtccaataaccgatattacctcacccagcttgtgtctctcatatccagGGAAGGACCAACTCTTCTACAGCACTGCTTAAGTGTATATGATTGCCAAGGTTTAGAATATCTGGATTCTGTCACTTCCTCTTACAACTCCATCAATTGTCCTGTTAGCCAGCCTATTAAAGAGTGAAGTTAGGCATAAAACTACTGTTGATTATTTGTGCTCCTGCATTGTCAGGACCTGTTGTGAAAATATGTGCTCGAGTGTATGAAAATGTGAAAATACTTTGACTTATCCCATTGTAGTCAAAAGGAGGTCATTTTGAGATTTATTTAAAAGATGACACCCCTCTGGAAACTAAATTCTAATACTGGTTCAGCTGTGGTTTTGAGTGGTATTTAAGAATAATTCCTATTTCAGAAAGATTGAGATTGCCCTCTATATGCTCGCTGTCTTTATTAATACATGAGAgacctgatttttttatttattttatttaagattGATTGAATATTGGTGTAACTTTTAAAGGAAAGTACAGTTTAGTTTTTTACAATCTTAATATGAAAAGGTATCAATCTTGTCAAAAATTTGTTATGCAGTGGCTAGAATTTAATATTTTAGAAGAGACTAGTATGTCCACAAGAGGTCACTCTTAGCATCTTATGAAATCTTTAGTAATTAAAAGTAGCGTATAGATGAATCTTGTGAATTACTAACCAAGTGCTGAACATCAGAAAAGAGACATGGAGAATGAAATTAGTCAGATCCTCCTCATTTACTCCAATATACAAGTGACTATAaggttgttaatttaaaaaacccacctatGGTACTGTGCATTTCAGTTGAAATGTGACTTTTAAATATGAAGATCTTTTATATATTAAGGATTTTCTAATGTTATCAATAGAAAGCCTCAATTCTGAATTTACTTAACTCATCTAGTTGTGCTTAAATATTGCCACAATCTATtcgaacaggggttctcaactttttctttctgagcctcccgctgcccccccctcccccaaacatactataaaaactccatagcccacctgtgccacaacaactgtttttctgcatatccaatagattaaaagccaggaccagcattagcaagcagggcagttgcctggggtaCCACACCACAGGGGCTcacatgaagctaagttgctcaggcttcagcttcagccccagcgAGTCTACTAGCCCtgttctctggtttattttggcagaccccctgaaacctgctcacagccccccagggtgGCCCCAGACctgtggttgagaaccactgtactagaagCTTCTGAATAGTTGGCATGTATTGTGTATGCATAGCACTTGCCAACAAGATACTAACAAACCTAAACTTTTACTTGCGTGTATTTGTCTGATGTGCAATATTTGTTTCAAActtaaatattttagttttaaaaatctcctttttctTGAAGTCAGCAGCCTATATAAATTTAGCCTTTAATATTAAGTTGGTGTTCAGCTGATGAGGTGGGTTTCTTAACTACATGTAGCTTTTCTAGTTTACTTCCTAATTAAAAAATAACCTGTTCTTTCCATCTTCTTGCAATAGGACAAGCCCAGATGTCCCCTAGAGAGTAGCCTTTCTTTTGGAAAGGCCGTCTAAATCTGTTTTCACTACCCCACAATGTCTTTGCTCTTTTTCAGCACTACAAGAAGAAATGCCTGTTGCCTTCATATTAGGGGGACATCAGGGCTTGATGTATTGCAAAGTCTGCTTGTAGCACTAGGCTTTAAACAGCTAGTTGCTTGGATTGTGCTCAAGGCCAGTTCTCTGATTTTACAATGCTTTGTAGTAAACCCTTAAACATATATCTTTATAATACAAATATGAGTAGACCATGTTAAATCGTAAACTTAATATATTATAACTGAACTACTGACTTAAATTCTGTTtggggtgtctgagtggggaggaggatgggtaGTGAGAAGTAATAACTGATCTGTATTTTTTCCAGATCAAAATGTGTTTTGACATTGACTCTTTACACTGGGGAAGTGATGAATACTCTTCTCCATCCATATAAAAGCACTAGTGGATTATTAATTCTATGTGCCCCAAATGGCTAAACATTCTTGTTctcattaaatatatttgaatagTGACCTTCTGTAAGGAAGGAGTTCAGTGCCTGAAAATTAgtcagtccaaaaaaaaaaacaaaaaaaaaaacaaaaaaaacaaaacccctcatACGTCTGGAAGAATGATTTTTGGATGTCTTATGCTACTGTGGCTGTAAGCCCCATTGCTTAACAGAAGAGCAGCATTGGTGCTACTACCCACGTCAATattttgtgatattttaaaatgttgtttatggtgtgtttttaacttttttcttaaaatataaagACCGTTATTTCTACAGCAGGCACATGCAATTTCTTTCCCTCTTGTTTCtgaaaagtgtattttaaaacatgtttgaaTCTTTCTTACAACTTAGGGTTACTTCAATCGCAGATCGACTGAATGTTGAATTTGCTCTGATtcacaaggaaagaaagaaagctaatgAAGTGGACAGAATGGTCTTGGTTGGTGATGTGAAAGATAGGATAGCTATTCTTGTCGATGACATGGCTGACACATGTGGCACAGTATGTCATGCAGCAGACAAGTAAGTATTGTTCCAAATTGACCCCATACCCCAGTGTACAGTCACCAGTCTGTTGCAAGCTGGCCAAATTGCTtggtcccctccccccatgcttcCATTTCTGCTGGGTCTGGATAgtgtctagttttttttttttttttctaggtcTGTAGGGCACACTTTTAGCCTCAAACCTTCCTTGGGACCTGGAGTGCCATCACCCTCGAAATCAGTGTCTGAGACCTACCAAGCTCCCTAGTTGCTTCTACATGCTCTCTTAGAGCTCTACCTAGGCTGTGGTTTGAGTTTCTAGTTTGACCCCTTCAGGGACAAAGCAAGGAACATAGGCTTAGCAAAGAAATTTCTTAATCACAGTGGCTTTACATTTAAAGTACATGAGAATTATAAATCTTTGAAAATAGAAGTTCTGGCATACACTTTGCCTGAGTCTGATCTGACCCCTTCTGGGAATCTAAGGTCTGTCTGCATTTCAGATCACAGAGTCCCTCTGGCAAGTCCTTTTCAGATTGGTGAAGGTCAAACCCCTGTGCACAGACCACAACCTCACTCTCTCTCTTAAATAGAGCCTCATGGTGCTATCTGCTCCCACCACACAAGGAGTTCTTGCCCCTTCTTGTGGGCTCCTGTATAGAGGAACTGTTGTTCCATGGTGGTAGGCCAGTACATGGGGGAGAGTCAGTGGCCCTAGATTGCTTTGTCGTGGCTTTTAATGCTCTTCAGTGAGGTGTCAAACGCTCTCCCTGAGCAATATTTCCATGCATAGCATAAGTCAGTgaaactactcacatgcataaagttactcatgcttaaacatttgcaggattgggacctcagGCTATAAATTCATCAGAGCAGGGCAGCttttttcctgtgtgtttatAGGTCACCTAGCAGAACAGACCCCTCTAGGAGCCTTTGCTATTACTATATATAAagcgatggggtctaaattagcttttaccactcagagattttggggtcattgtggatagatctctgaaaacatcaactcaatatgcagaggcagtcaaaaaagctaaccatgttgggaatcattaagaaagggatagataatcagacaaaaatatcatattgcctccatataaatcagtggttcttaaacttttgCATTGGTGACCCTTTCACACGGTAAACCTCTGAGTGTGCGCCCCTCTcgcccccccaaattaaaaatacattttttttatatttgatacttataaatgctggaggagaaGCACGGTTTTGAGGGCTGATGGCTCACGACCTCCCACGTAATTACCTCACAACCCCCagtgtgagaacccctgatatacccacatcttgaataccatgtacagatctggtcaccccatctcaaagatatattggaattggaaaaggtacagaaaagggcaagaaaaaggattaggggtatggaacgctTCTATGTGAGTAGAGATTAAGActgctgggacttttcagcttggaaaagagacaactaaggggatatgatagaggtctataaaatcatgactggtgtggagaaagtaaataaggaaatgttgttgtttattccttctcataacacaagaactaagggtcaaatgaaattaataggcagcaggtttaaaactcacacaaggaagtatttcttcacacaatgtacagtcaacctgtggaactctttgccagaggatgttgtgaaggcaagtctataaccgggttcaaaaaagaactagctaagttgacggaggataggtctgtcaatgactattagccaggatgggcagtgatgcaaaaccatgctctgaagtgtccctagcctctgtttgccagatgctagGAATGGGCAGCagggtgattgcctgttctggtcattcactctgaagcattggccactgtccgaagacaggttactggactagatggactgttggtctgacccagtatggccgttcttatgttcttagaatacaaataataaatgatggtGTGGTGTGGAAAAACACTTAGAAGAATTCTCAAGgaaaaataatttggttttgttttgactaTTAGAAATCCTGCTTCATCTAATGCAACAATTCTGGGAAAGGATCTCTGCTCTAGTTTAGAGTTACAGCTCAAAGAGGTGCTCTCCTTATATACCTAGCCACCATTCTTTTTAGGCTGAGTAAATCAGATGGAGCTTTTAGAGTTTACAGATATTTATTCACAATGGTCTTCAGAAAAATCTTGTGAATTTGGAAGAAGTAATGTGCAAAACCATAATTCTTTTCAATATGATATGTAATGCAAAGGTTTATTTTGCATTTTCTAGCTCACTTCGGATACTTGGTAATACAAACGTCTAAAAACAAAGCTAATTAACTTACTTTTCCACCCCTTATTCGAAAGGGGTCAGTACTGACTGAAAAATGGTTCTTATCCTGACAAAGCAGATGGAAAGGGCTTTGTCTGGACGAACCAGGTTTTCAGCTagctttgtttttaatctgttgtCAGTGTATTTAAATAGACAGAACTGTAGTGTCTGTCTTGCCTTCTCCAGAAAGAGTGTGATGAATCAAGTTGTTACTCCTGTAACAAAGCAGCCTTTGGCGGGATGCTACTGActgtcaattcaggacaaattgcttagagcagaacagtcacagcccaaggctggggggtCCTTcactaaggcacaccaaaccagccaaacagatgGGACTTCGGTTTTACcacactggctaaccagaagtcatacaggCAAATCCTTCAGATGCTCCattttcccagtatcaccaccagcaccactccttatggggatgaatgcttatgaaaaccaacaccccagAAAAGAGAAatggttctcctgatcccaaaggacgaagccccagacccaggtcaatacagaagtcagatcttacccacaaatcatgctgttgccaatcattcagaatctaaaatctaaaggtttattcataaaaaagaaatatagatgagagttaaaattggttacaTGGAATCAAATACACacaacaattgcaaagttcttagttcatagaatatcagggttggcagggacctcaggaggtcatctagtccaaccccctgctgaaagcaggacaaatcccaatttttgccccagatccctaaatggccccctcaaggattgaactctcaaccctgggtttagcaggctgatgctcaaaccactgagctatctctccttCCCAGTTCTGGTTTGTTTCGGGCTTGATGGGATTactgctgatttaaaccagtTAAGTCTCTGAAGTACAAACATCCCAGCTTGGATGTGtcgttcagtcctttgttcagagcttcagtttcaagcacagttcctccagaggtcagaagcaggactgaagacttAAATGGAGGGGTTTTCAGAGCCtcttatatcctctgccatgtggaaggaaacCCCTtagttcttactgtggaaaatcacagcagcaagatggagtttggagtcacatgggcaagtcacatgtttaTGCATGACTCAGTTCGCAGGTGGCAGCCATTGCTACCTTGAACATTCCCACAAAGGTTACTCAGATGtagattggagtctcccaaggtccactGTCAGTGTTTCTTGATAGGACTATTCTGAGTAACTAAGTGCCCATTCtcagaagctgaccaaatgcctctCTGAtactacttaaaatcaaacacattgagatataagtacatagccaatatttataacttcaaatacaaaaatggtacacacatacagacagcataatcataaccagcaaattacgaCCTTTTcttagacaccttacttgacctcctttgtacaagatttgatgcaactataggaccttggttgcaacaatgatctatacggtcacacttcatgtcaataatgtcacaactCCATAAGGAGTAGTTGGGAGGGGCCAGGCCCGTGGACTGCACCTCAGTATATATTAGACAAGTACCTGTCAAAGATGATCCaggtaatacttagtcttgccatgagtgcaggggactggattagatggcctcttgaggtcccttacagtcctatgattctgttctAATTAATTGACTGAAGCAAGAATCACTTAGCAAGATTATGGCTCCTAATCTCAGATGTGGTGTTTGCCTCTGACAGTGTAGAGGAATTGGTAGAGTCCTCTTCCTATCTCCCACCCATCAAACTTACAAAAATACCATCTGCAATTCTAAAACTTGAATCCGGTAGCTAAATGATTCTGTCTGatccagttcttctttgagtggcaTCCCTAGAGTGTTCCACTCTGGTGCACAAATGCCCCCTGTGCCTTTGATCAGAGACTTCTAGCAGTGTCCGTTTGGTCTGTGCATGCTTTTAGTCAGTCTTGTGCCCTGTGCCATTCTGTTATAGCATTTTATGGGTGAGccaccctcaattccttctcaaccacctcgGGCTGAGACAGAGGTCTGGCAGTTGTCCCGTTGAGATTTCCTCAactttagcctttttttttttttttccttattaataGTTTGAGTTTCATTAGTTACTAAGTAGTAATAGTATAGcttcttattaaaaagaaaaatatacctTAAAAAAATTTCTTTCATTGTATTTAGTTCTGCTTTACTGGGAGGTTAAATGTTTGGCTGGCTTCAAATGTTTGTCATGCCTGGAGGAGATCCTGGTTGGTGACAGGCACTCCCACTGCATCGTTACCTCAGGGAATCACATGTTGCACAGAAGTGCAAGTTTTGTCTGGCACTAAAATCAAGAGCCAGAAAAAACAGAAGGCTTCATCTCCTGATGGACAGCTCTCTCTGCCTGGCTTCTGACCCAGTCAAAGGCACCTCCCGTTTCTGAGTAAGTCTGCTGCCTCTATGAGGCCCACACCTCCAGGGCTCTCAAGAGGAAGACCCAAGACTCCTGTCAAAGGAATATGCCCCTAGCACACTAGGTAGATAATCTACCTATAAAAGCCAAGGTCATCTGTATTTTCAGCTACTGTGGTGCCATTGGCTCGCCAGTCATGTACCAGTGAGATTACTGGTTCCTCTGTTACCCAGAGCATAGCTAGACTGAAAGATGGGAAAGCCTCGTGCCAGGAGAGATCATTGGTACCCTTAATGGATCGAGGCGCCAAGAAGAGCTTTCTCAGTACCAAAGAAACATGGAGTTCTGACTGTGCTTCCCTCTGAGCATCCTGAGACTTGCGGTACCATCAGTGCCCTCGGCCCCAATCACCTTGGTGCAGACTGCAGGCTCTTTACTGATCACACTCTTGGTACCACaggagttttttttccccaggacctGGCTATATCTGAGATGTCTGATTCTCTGCTCCTCAGCATCAATGTGCTGTCGACGCAGAGGACATTGAGATCGCCTAAAGTTCACTTGGTACTAATGGTTTCATCTCAGATCTCTCCTGGCACTCCACCATTCCATACTGAGCTTGAGGAAGAGGATTCTGGTAAAGACCTTGCCTTGGAGTCTCAAGTGTCAATTCAGGATTCTCCCTTCACTTCTATAGAGGCCCCTTCCAGAAGCCTCTGGTAAAGCTGCAACTACTCGTGGCCCACAATTACCACCAACACCTTGCTGGTACCAGCACCCCTGGATAACGCCTCCTATGCCTTATTCACCTCCTCGTTGGCCATATTGGGACCCTGGGAAGACCTGTTACCCATTCACCTGCCTGTCTTCCATCCCAGACTGCATCTAGATAACCAGGAGGCACTGCTTTATCCCTTTATGGATACTAAAAACTGTTGTACGTCTTGTTTCCTGGTTCCTCTCCTGTAGAGAGATGAGATGGGGCCTAATTGTCAAAAGTTCAATAGAGTGAAAACTGTAATGCATTAACAGGAGGAAGATCCTGACCTGCACAAATAGATGTCACTTTTAGCTGATTTGAGGAGTTCAGTAAAGCAATACTCTTATCCTGTgacttctgttgtttttttatttttttcccttttccatccCCAAATCTGAAGCTTAGAAAGAAGGATTATGTCCTTTCTTCATTGTTTCCAAACTTAATTGAGTCAGAGGGGACAATAAAGATGTAGCCTATATCTCAAGTAATCATCACAGATGTTTGAAAATATCCATTTCTAAATAGTTTATACATCAGTTCAAGTAAGTTGGATCTTCAGCAATCTACTTGGTTTGAACTTAAAAAATAGGTACTGAAATTCAGACTGTAGACTAACCTGGGTTTAAAGTGTAACTATTTTAGATCATCACAATAGCTGCTGACACCCATTGACTTAGTTCACAATTATTCACCAGCAAGTGTAGTGTAGCAAGCTCACTGGGATGTATTTTTGGTCAGCCTTTCCCAATATTCATACTgacacagttcagggcaactgcacctgtgttttcccctcagtggtccagtAGGGGCACCCACTCTAGGGTTCTGGCTCCCCAGCCGTCACCTGttgggtggagacccacatctctccctccctcctgaccaTGGAATTTCCAAGTTGAGAGTCAGTTTACCACTAGATTATTTATTCCAATGTTCTCTTTTGGTCTGCTGGTCTCCAGTACCCAGTTTGAACCACTGAAGAGACCATGAATAAACAAACAGCCAGACAATGGATCTGTTCCCCAGGGTCAAGCTTCAAAGGGCTGATGACTGGAGGAATTATATTAGCATTCCCCATCCTCCTAAAGAAGTCACATGTAATTTTTATGTGTTATGAGATTAACACCTTTGACGTCCagtgtattaaaaatataaagttaaGCTTTATCGAGGGTATTGTGTTATTTGTCATGCATACAAGCTAGCACATGCTCAAAACTGTACTACATGATTTTACAAGGGTTATTACCTTTTTGTAGTCTATTGAAGAATCCATATGTAAACTGGATCTTAAATCAAGAGAGTATTTTGGTTTTGCTGTTTCCTAAATAATACTAGAATTTTGTGCTTGAACACACATTGCAAACTTTTCTGTTTTTTGACCCATGTTTTTTAGGTTAGTGTCTGCTGGAGCCACTAAAGTTTATGCTATTCTGACTCATGGAATCTTCTCTGGCCCTGCTATTTCTCGGATCAATAATGCTGCATTTGAGGCTGTTGTAGTAACTAACACAATCCCACAGGAtgagaaaatgaaaaattgtcCCAAGATTCAGGtactgtgtgtgtttggtgtAGCTTTTCATCTGCTTGATAAAATGCAAATCTAGAATTCAGTTTTTGATGCTAGGATCCCATGCCACTGACCTAGAAGATACTGTTCACAAATTTACTGGACAGTTGTCTTGTTTGTAGAACTTATTCCTAAATGACATTGAAGAATTTGCTATCCCTTTAAAATACCATtgtgaaatctagtcagtttttaaaaaaagacttcatATACTGCAGCTTCTCCTGAATACCTCTGATTGCAGGGGAGGGTGGTTTAACTGGTGTGTCAAACTaaagtcctctttttttttttttttttctgccaatgTACATCATGTTATGTTTGCATGTTAGAAATTAACATAATTCTGTTGAAGCCTTTGATTTGTTCCTTGTATTGATTGAGGTTatagtttaaaaataacttaTGAAATACCAGACTGCAGAAGTTACATTGTACCAAAAAATTTGAATGCATCTCAGGACAACCTCGCAAAAAGCCTGGTGTTCCCTTGGAAGCTTCTTCTGGGGAAAGCACAgttttgggtggggtggggttggtttgtttttttaagctacTTAGTTTGAGAGCACCAAAAGACACCTTAAGTTCTGATATAATACAGTAGTCAATTGAATAAACTAAAGCCAATTTGGTATTAACAGAAACAAGACTTGCAGTGAAGATCTGTAGTTCTGTTAGAATTAAACTTCTTTCAAGGAGACATTGCCATCTAGTGGCTAAAATGGTCAGGAAACTTGGATTGTATTCCTTGCTGTGTAGTTTTGGATTAATCTTAGTGCACAGttcatcaatttttaaaatagatatagTAAGCAGTCCTCACAAGTGAGGTTTatctagttaatgtttgtaaagcactttgagttccTTAGAAGA carries:
- the PRPS2 gene encoding ribose-phosphate pyrophosphokinase 2 isoform X3, with product MQVEQKAETLCRRKEAFPAACSFSSYCTSSRFSLELHTFPFSSQACGLLSLYLLEYRVTSIADRLNVEFALIHKERKKANEVDRMVLVGDVKDRIAILVDDMADTCGTVCHAADKLVSAGATKVYAILTHGIFSGPAISRINNAAFEAVVVTNTIPQDEKMKNCPKIQVIDISMILAEAIRRTHNGESVSYLFSHVPL